In Argiope bruennichi chromosome X1, qqArgBrue1.1, whole genome shotgun sequence, the genomic stretch gacaaataatttataatttttcttttttttaaataaattttatctttatttctccattattcatagagttactatgaataattccaaataatatatttcaaaactatattataaatttaaaatatttctatattttatcggaattttaagaatcaagttcccgcacatgcgcagaatctattaatcttcttagcattgtgcttttaaaaccaggtttggtttgatttttttttttggcgcaaaagccatttttgaccatgctgcgccaagcaaatggtaagatGATAGGACAGACAGTAAAAGCAcacatgttaaaatataaatcgaaagGTATCCAAATAGACATGCAGAAAATTAATGTGCAAGAATGGTAATAGTTCTATATGGAACACTGTTTCGATAAAAACGCTACAATTTatcgatgtaaaaaaaaaaaatcaagcgttAGCATTAGTTAAAAAGCActagatacaaatataaaaaccgatagtttttaaaaatttaaaaatgtttgggtggaatttctcTCCCACCAGGTCCTGCAAAGTCAATGACGAAGACTTAAAAAAGTGTAGACGGAAGGAATTAAAAcatgggcattcaattaaaatgtgatttattgtaAAATCTACACCACACGTGAGACACTTTGGAGCCGTCTCGCCAAAAATGAGGTGCCTGTGTGTGtaacgagtatgtcctatacggaggcgagtcaatttgacatcagcCTCTCGTATAGTGTTAACTGGCCACAAATTAATTTTCGGTtagatgaaatgtaatttattatggatctgcagatcccatgacttTTGCCAGGTAGATAAAATGCTGCAGTTAAGAGACAGTTTAACGTCGCAAAACGGAAGTCCTTTGATCATAAATGTCGAAGCAGATTTTGCAGCTGAATCTGCTTTCTCATTCCCTAAAATGCCCACGTGACTAGGAACCCAACAAAATAAGATGCTTAGACCAGCTTGTTCTAATACACGCAACATAAACAAAATTCGAATAGCAATTGGATTCATTCTGTTGTGATAATTAGAAAGTGCTTTCAGAGCACTCAGGCTAtcagaataaataatgatattatgcTGAGTAGCAGCcgaaattttctgaagagcacagaaaattgccattAACTCAGCAGTATAAACGGAAcaacaattatgaagacggtgACTCAATGTCTCAGATGGAAACACAATGCCACATCCAACATGTCCATCTGTTTTCGAGCCGTCCGTGAAAATAGGTACAAAAGATGAATACTGATGGCGGTGATATAAAAACAGCTGCTGAAAAACAACATGTGCAGTTAAGGATTTATCGAATCCTGTAAAGGGGTTCAAAAAGGAAAAACGCGGGATATCCCAGGGAGGGAAGCAAAAGGAATCAACTGCTTTAATATGAACGTCTTTGAGATCCGAGTCATGCAGCAGCAATTTGACTCTATCATAAAAGGGAAGTATGTGCGAAGGACGGGCATTATACAATCGACGCAGACCTACTGGTAGTGCCATATTGCTTAAGGGGTGTTTTGAAACAGATTTAGTTCTGAAATAAAACTGAGCAGATAATTTCTGCCTCCTTAAGCAAAGGGGTAGCTGATGACATATGACATAGAGGCTTTCAACCGGAGAGGTACGAAATGCACCAGAACAGATACGCAAAGCTGAATGGTGGACTGGATCTAGACGCCTCAGAACAGATGAACGGGCGGAACCATATACCATGCACCCGTAATCTATTC encodes the following:
- the LOC129958422 gene encoding uncharacterized protein LOC129958422, translated to MVYGSARSSVLRRLDPVHHSALRICSGAFRTSPVESLYVICHQLPLCLRRQKLSAQFYFRTKSVSKHPLSNMALPVGLRRLYNARPSHILPFYDRVKLLLHDSDLKDVHIKAVDSFCFPPWDIPRFSFLNPFTGFDKSLTAHVVFQQLFLYHRHQYSSFVPIFTDGSKTDGHVGCGIVFPSETLSHRLHNCCSVYTAELMAIFCALQKISAATQHNIIIYSDSLSALKALSNYHNRMNPIAIRILFMLRVLEQAGLSILFCWVPSHVGILGNEKADSAAKSASTFMIKGLPFCDVKLSLNCSILSTWQKSWDLQIHNKLHFI